The sequence GCCATAAATTgatgttttttatttccagtgcCTTTTTATGCTTGtacttcctttttctctgtgtCAAAACTCCAGTGCATTCCTAGAAAGTAGGGCTCCATGCTTTAAACCCAGAAAATAGAccacctctgccagcagcattACCAGTGCTATATTTCCCTATTGCCATAGACTCCAGTTTCTTCAGAATATGATTTTTTGTAAAGCATGGGCTGATTGAAGATCATCTTGCATATTGAGTTACATTCTTTGGACTGAGATTGGAATCTGATTGTCTTGTTTGTCTTTTTTACAGTGATAAAAAGTCTGAATTGTACTCAGGCTAACTGGGAATTAGAGAAGCTGAACAGTGACCTGAAAGTGCATAGTCTGGAACAGGATCTAGAAAAACTCAAGGAAGAGTGCAACAGTCTCAGGAAGGAGTTGCAAAATTCCAAGCAGAAGGTACCTtaatttttaaggaatttttgTATTAATGGTTAGTTTTAAATCCTGTGGTCAATCAAAATCAAGGGTTAACAAAAATATGAAGAATACAATTGAGTGAAAGATTAATGTCTTGGTAAAATTAaccttaaatattttcatagaCCAtcatttttcttggaaataGGGACAGGCTTTTCAGGGGAGTGTTCATGACATCAAGCCTGTCCAAATTTAAGAAGTGTCTGGATGATGCTCTTAATTAAAAAGTTTAGGTTTAGGTAGTCCTGTAATGAACAGGGAGTTGAACTTAGTCCTTATGGGTCACTTGTAACTACAGATCTTCTATGATTCTATACAGGTGAGATTTCCCAGCCATTGCTCATATagcaacagaaaataaagctttatGATTTTTTATAAGTAGCCACTGAAGTTCTGTGTAAGCTGGGCTACTAAgaaagtttggatttttttttttttttttttttttaacaacaacAGGATGCTCTGTTGGTGTCATAAACTTTGTTTAAGGAGGTCTGGCGTTTTTCTTTAGGGTAGTTGAACGAAGCTTGTCAGGAAAGTACCTCTTTTGGCACCCTTTCTTGCCATTTCTGGGGAAAATATCTGTTCTGAGGGATACATTTTGTAACCTAGGAATTGTTAGGatctcaaaaagaaaagataacaCTAACAAAAAGCAGTAAGTTATTGTCTAGTGCattctttctgctttccatCTTACCTTTGATGAAAGGTACGGTGCCAGTCTCTAGGACTCTGCAGTCACATTGAAGTTACACAGTGAATGTAAAACATCTAAATGTGATTGTTTGAGGAGGCAGACTGGTTTAGATTCCTTCTGGTTAATCATGATGATTATGTAATCTGGAATCACACAGCATTTGAGTGAGTCTGCATTTTTTCCACTAGGTGGAGATAAAGCATGTGAAAAGCATATGCATATGATAAAGCATATCGTTAACTTCCCTTACTGTTGGCTGTTTCACTTGGGGCTGGAACTGTTTCAGGTGCTTTCAATAACTTCTAACATCTGAAGGCTTGCTGTAACTTGTGTGAAGGTCTGGTGGCCTCGGGTACGTCTAGAACAGAATAACAGCTGCATAAATAATTGCAGATTGTATTGCGAGAGTGAATGATGTCAGAGAGAACAGACTAAAATGGCATGTGATACTGTTTAAATTATGTTTATGCCAGCAGTTTTTGTTGCACAGAACAAATACAGGGaacagctttttgttttgttttggggggttttgttaCAGTGGGTTTTTTGTCTTTCATATAATTTTCCCTTGATCCTGGTAACTGCTTaatacaggaaataaaaaagtgcATGTTTTCAAATGTGGGTAATACAGTGCAACTTTTTTTTAAGCTATGAATTTAAATCTTTGGGAGATGGTGAGAAAGTTCAGGAGGGAAGATCAATAGGCAATGACAAATCAGCATTATTTCAACTCTTGTGGTATTTTCATTATTGcttattttcattatattaGCTAACATCTAATGAAAGTAAGTAATaatgaaaacaggaaaacatgttttcaaatgttttctACCTTAGGCAAGTGTACTTTTGATGTTTCTGTACTTTTAGGTATTCTTACTCAAGTTTTAGATTGTAGTTGATGCAGTGTGTACATTGTATTGACAAGTTGCTTGAAATACGTACAGCCTGTCTTAAAGCCACTGTAAAGGGATGAAATCCATAACAGCTTTGGCTAGAGGGAATGATAGGAAAGGAACGCAGAAAGAAGGGATATGAAAGGGAGGGAGCTCATCACAACTGAGGGTCCAATAGAAGCACAGCTAACAAAGTGAGCCCAGTATTTGATTTGTTGAACAGCCCTGGTAAATTCAGTGTGGCTGCCTATATGGGCAATTTTATAGTCTTTCAGACTGAAGAGATAAATTACGTCATAAAAGTAACTTGTGGAAATAAATCTATACTGAAACGGTTTCCTTTAACTCAAAGATCTTTATATATTGTGCCAGAGAGAGAACACAAAAAGActgtttaaaaagcagaaattgagAAAGACTTTTCATGTCCATTTAAGAAAGTAATCAGTCTCTAATTCTGAGATTTCAACTGTTTTCAAAAAGAAGACTATGGAAGCAGCTGAACAATGCCTTTTTATAAGTAGGTAGTTTAAGCAATTTTTAGTGGAAATTCTTAGTAGaagtctttattttccttttgaaaccCACTGCAGCTAACACAAATAAAGACTACTTTACTTGTGAATTTCAGTATTAGGCAAATTGGAGTTTCACTGATGTTTTTTGAGAAAGAAGATCTGAAATAATGTTCATTCATTCTTTGTCTTCCCTTCACTCTGTTATGCAGGACCGGACTCAAGAGGAAAATCCATTACATGGAGACCACCTTCAAAGGCAAGACATCCAGAggtatgaaatattttattttcagtttactGAGTTCAACTTCAGTTAGTTGAACAAGTAAATTATTCTTGAAATAACATTCTTTAGGTGTGTTGTTTCAAGTTACATCATTTTATTGAAAGTCTAGGCATAGTTATTTAGCAAAATCAttgtacatttttttctttgtgtttgtagttcaggatgatgatgatgactaTTTAGTTATGCCTCTTGGTGCACTTACAGCATTTTCCACCAGAGGGAAGAGCAGCCCTTCACAATGCCAGGCTTTAGTGCAATGGGCCTTGGTGTTTCCTTGGGTGTTGAAGAGACTTTTCAGCCACTGAAAGAGAACATACAGACACTTCCCATCATCTATTCTCTGGTGCAATGATGCTAACAATGCACACACTACACACAAATCACACTTTTTCCTTTCACCTTGACTGATACTTATTCCTGTGGTTCCTCTCGGAGCTTTGCAGTCAGCCTCACATGACTGATAAAAGATGTTCTCTCAAGACACAGCAGTTATCTCTTTGGTCACTGCTCTGATCAATCTGATCATTTGATCAAATAATTATTGATCAGAATATGTTTATTCCACCACGTGGTACTCCAGGTGGCAGCTATCTAAAATAGCATATGGACAGTATAGTGTTTATTGTAATATAAATACTGAATGTGTAATAAATATGTAAGCCCATCCAAAAATCTGTGGAGAAGACACTTGAAAAACTTCCTGTGAAAAACATTTGTTGTAGCAAGCAATCCTGCTTCTTATAGAAAATGAAGGCATTTGCACCTAGTTAACTTTCTGGAAAGTAGTTATTTCATATTTGTGAGCAGCTTGCCAATTTGACTTTAAATTCTCAGTGTGTAAATCTAATTTGCTGTCGATTTAAACAGGCTGTCATAGTGAAGGTTTATATTACATGTTAGAAGGCAGTATAGAATAAACATCCAGGCACAGGGAATCCTTGGTTTTTCAATTACAAATTCCTTGAAAATTAGGCtttgcaatgggattctaagatGGTATCcccaaaaacaattaaaatttgtTGCATGTGATTTAAGTGGAATTCTGGTACCTGCAGCCCTTTGCAAGATACTTGGAAAAGTactaaatgtgttttaaaaaattcatcCAATCACTTTCCTTCTGGTTGGTTGCAGACACTTGAGCTGTCCTTACATTTGCCATTTTGTGTTAAATATTGGACAGTTCTGGTTTGACATAACTGAAAATTtgatcttattttttaaatcagaacaTGAGAGTTAAGGAAGTGTGGTTGCCACATCAGCTTTAAAATTAAGTTGTCATCTCTTAAGAGTTGAAAGAGCCAAAAAGTCTGCAGTAGAAAGGCCACAGCTTTAGCTGAACTTATTGAAATATCAATTCTGAAAATTTTAACTTTCTCAAAATTGCTGACACTTAATAcgttatttattaaaataacacCTTCCTGTGTTCTTTAATAGAGCTTTATTAATCTGGGTGTTTGTGTTCTGGGGAAGTATTTCTGTAGATAGAAGTtctatttctttgttttaaggGAACTCTCTTAGTGTTGACTTGCATAATAGCTACTTCTCAGAGTAATTTTGAAGACATTTGTGCTTGATATTTCTTGCAGGAATGACCCTATATTGCTATTTTTGAACGGTAGCATTACATACAGTTAAAGCTTATTAATTCTTGCTCATCTCAATAGCTTGAAATACTGagctgtttttaaataaatgcctTTTAGTAAATGTagtgaggaagaaaaaatcTGGAAATTTTCATCCATTATATTTGTCTTCAATAAATGTGTTTTGGTAGAATGTTAAGCGTTAAAAAAACATTAAGTCATTGAATTCATGTTTAAGTCAGAGTAACCACATCCTTATGTCTTTGAACACTAAGTTAATTATTAATCAACATAAATGTGACATTCAGTGAGCCTCTGCTAGAAATTTTACCAAGAAACATATGGTAatgctgacttttctttttttcctcttaattttCTTACCAGTTATTAACCTGAAACATCAGTGTTGGAACAGTGCTGCTGTTGCTAAATATGTTTCTTGTATTATGCTGTCTTAGAGAATGACTTGGAACACCATTTTTACACTGTGTGATAAGGCAGTGTATTAACATAAATTGGAGGCCTTGAATATGAAAGAGTATGGCTTATATTCTAGATTGGACTCTGTGTGTATGCTCAGTTTGGGACTCAGGTATTTAGTTTTAATTCAGTGTAGAAATGTGCATGGTATAAGACCAAATACTGGTCTTTGATTATTTGAAATTACAATCAGTCAATATTACTAGGCTCATAATATGTGTTGGGGTATGTGGTCATTTATTGAAAGGTATTCAGAGTCAACACTCTGCCTTTTCTATAACCTGGTGTCACTTTAAATAAAGTATTCCTTTGAGATGACTAATTTTATTGGAAGGTGGTTAGTTTTAGATACTGAAATGAAAAGTATGCTtcatatttctttcctttggagagtttaaattattattatttttacctAGTACGTCAATGTATAATGCATTGTATATTGCAATAGGCGAGAATCAAAATGCAGAGGCCCATCCATTTCAGGTAATTCTTGGCACTGTTCCATTTACAGTTATGGTACTGTAACAAAATTTGCAGAACAATTTATTAACAGTCAACACTTAATAGGCATGTTAAGAGCTGTTTTAAAGGCAGCAATATTTAACTTGtaataaatttttgttttgaaagtttGCAACAGACATGCTGGGACCTGAAGAGAGAAATGTCCAATTTGCGTGTAGTGACTGACAAGCAAGCTGAGATCCTACAAAAACTGAAAAGGAACACACCAGGAACCAAGAAAGGCAAGTCAGTGTTTGCAGTAAGAGACCTTACAAACACAAACCATTGATTCAAGCtgtagcattttaaaaataaaccagctATCATATCTTATCAGAATCTCATCAATTGAAGTTGATAAGCTAGACTGTATTATGGTTCCAGCTTcctcattttctgcttttgcttctGTCTCATACTGGTCAACTTCACACATAAAGGTGTTGCTGATGTGTTTTTTCTTCAGTACTGTATTCTGTTCCCCTTGTGGCTTTTTTCTCAGTCAAGTGTTGCTTATGTGCACAAGGCTGAGGTGTTAAGTTTACTCTTATTTGACCTTTTACCACAACTACTTCAtattaggggggaaaaaaatctttttgcaAATGCAGTCTTATTTTCCCAGTACAAAATATATGAAGTATTAAATTTCATGCTTTAAATTTAAATctttaaatttcaatttaagtgcttcaaattaaattaatttaatacttTAAAAGATTGAAATTCCTTGTGGTTGCCTATTTCTTTATATTGTACTCAGAAAAGGTGTCTTTTCTAACAAAATGTTACACAATGTGTCATTTTCTGCAAGTCAGaatactggggaaaaaaaactgccTTAAATAATTTAAGGGTTAAGCGTTTTTCAcataaagtatttaaaatttccGTGAGCACTTCATCAGACAGTTCTTCTGTTCCATGTTTCTCTCAAGCCAAATGCTAGACTGTTGGTCAAACTGTGGTAAAGAGttaatttcctttgttttctgctCACTTCGATTGTGGTCTTTACTGTGCTCAGAATATTGGTGGAAGACAGTGAACTTGGTTACAATGTACTGGTGACAGTCTctgatgtccctgtccatgACCAGATCAAGACATTTTGTTTCTAAACAGCTCAGTGAGGTAATGACAGGATTCCCCTCCCGAGCAGTCCTTGCCTTTGTGGTCAGCAGTGACCAATGATCACTTTGTCTCTGGTACTTGGCTGATACAAACTGTCAACCCATTTTGTAGACTTGGCCATATTGTTATCAGGTGAGTCTGTGTTCCTACAATTCTCAAACATGTTTGTCAGATAGCTTCAGCAGAGAAACTGGGAACTGAATGAGTCTAAATAATCTTAAATCTGTCAAGGTTTGATGTGATCATAAACAGTCCTTACTTTTAATTTGGACTTCCCTGTCTTGCCACTACACAACTACTGATTTTTCTCACCTCCTTGGTGAGGAGACTCATATTCTGCAGTTCTTATGCAGTTGTTCTTCCACAGCCATAGAAGGCATTCTTGATTGATCAGGGAACAGTGGACTTTTGCCTTTTCATCTGTAGACTTTTTTTAGAAGTATGTGAGAGTGGACAGGTCTGATCTTGGTCATCAGCCACACTTAGGAATGCAATAAGTAAGTAATATAAACTTTGCTTATATTTATAGACAAATCTTGGCTTATGCAAAATATGGGTACAATTGACTGAAGCCTTCCACTTCCTATACCTCTAGTGACTTTTGGCATCTACAAACCAGCAGCCATTGCTGGAGGTGCATTAATTCTGCAGAACACACGTTCATTGCTTTGTGTGGATCATGAACAGTATCATTTAACATGTGGATTCTACTTAGAATGTGGAGAGGCATTTTATTTATGTTATGTATGGAGGCATTTTCAACAAATGTGTGTGCTTGTagggttttctgttttttttcttgttttttattggttggggtttttttgtgtttttggttggtttttagggtgtttttttttgttctgggttttttggggtttttttgtacaTTTTCAATCTATTTTCAGTGGATTCAATTTTTCTTGAACTTCTAAAGGTCTGTGGGCCTCAAATTGCTTTTTACACCTGCCAGCACAAAGATGCTAAATCCAGTGCCTTAGCATGTCTTTCAGACATGATGTCCATGCTATTGGAGAGTGGTTTGGGCTGACATCCCTAAATATTAATTGTGACAAACAGAAGTTGCATTCTCTGACCAAGATACCAACTTCTTTTTCTGTCCCTTAAGATCTAAAGTTAAAAATTGCAATTGATGCTCAAGATTAACAGCTGCTCTCGACAACTCTATGTAAGATGTGAGTTTTAACTCAGGAAGCATTAATCTACCCTGATTACATGTTTATGTACATTATCACTACAGAAAAAATGACCTGCTTGTATTTGGCCATATGTTCAGATGTGTGTTGAAGGTGCAGCTCTTCCATTGCAGGTAGATCCTGTTTAATTTCAAAATCCCCCCTGCCTAACAGTTAAAAACTCCTCTGGAATGTCACATGACTGAACATTGCAGTTTGTCACTTTACTTTTGAAAGTCAGACAAGAGAACCTGTGAACACCACGTATTTCCATCTTACTGCTTCATGGGCAGTGAGAATTTGCCTTCTGGATGGCATGAGAATACAACTTGTTAAAGAATCAGTAGAATAGGAAGCAGCATTCAGTCTTCTGCATCTGGCTGATTTCTCCAAGCATGTGAAAATGGTCTCTGTTTAAGCATTCATTTCAGTCTGGTCAGAAAGATCCATCAGTTTATCTGTGTTGAAATGGAAGTTGAGAGATATTTTTGGAGTTGGGTGTGTTTTAGACACTGATTTCAGGATTTTGAGTTCATCTTGAGACTAGTGAGGGTAGTATATTGTTTTTAGCTTTCAAGTAGTTACTGAAGCCAACCTTGTGGCTTGAAGAAACTGTGTTTAACATCCCTGCTAGACTGTAGTACATTTGGAGTACATGAAAAATGCATTAggtaatgtaatttttaaaatatttttttatcttcttccttcagctgcctgtACTGCACCAGTACAATGTGTTGACTTGAACATTTCAAAGGTGAATTTGACATCTGGGGTAGGCTATAAAAACCTCTCACAAAATGATAAACCCCTCAGCAATGCTGTGTCTCCTCCACTGCTGAGAAATGCCCGTGTCCCATCAGAAAGGGTGACCCTACAAGCTTGGACAGATGAGAGACCAATTCCACCTGATGGCAGAACATTTCAGGAACACCATTCCTATGGAAAGAGCTCTCTGGAAGATAATTCCTGGGTATTCCCAAGTCCTCCAAAGCCCAATGAGAATATGTTTTGGGAAATGAAGAATAATCCAACTTTGTTAAACTGTCAAGCAGATTACCTGGATCGATGTAATCAAAACTGTCTGCACAAGAGTTAAACAATTTTTAGGATGAACTGAGGCATTTTTGGAGTGATTCTGAATAGGCACCTTAATGCTTGAACTTctaaggagagaaaacaaattgcttgaaatgttctttatttttaattctagtTCCAAATCGGAAAGCCTAGTCTTCCTCTGCTGTAAATCAGGAGTGAGTTCCTTGATGTTAAAGCTGTGCTGGTATAATGTAAATACAAAGAAATCTAGCATGGGGCCTAGATAGTCTTGTACTGCAAATGACATACATTTGCTAAAGGTTACACTGAAAAGTGAGTTTgtggaataaaacaaaataatccaGTTCTGTATTTGTTCACTATTTGTATGTTATCAAGAAAATACCTGGTATCCAGTGTTAGAACTTGTACCAGGCCTTAGCTTATATTTTGACAGTGTTCTTTTTCAGAATAAGAGAGAACATGAAGAATTGGATTCTCTCTTCCTTACTCCTTTCAATTAGTTTTTATTCCTCTGGTttgtaaatgcatttttctgtaaTATTGAACTAAGAAAGgtgagtttgggttttttctttccccaacCTTGATTTATATGAGATAGTTGCAAGAGAAAAACCACCCTTATGCTATCCTGTTTCAATTGCCTCATTTAGGGCTTGATTGTGAATGGTGAAGGACCttaagtaatgctgctgctgAACACTGTGAATCCTGGAGGTTCAGCTTGTTTCCCTCAGTTCCTGCTGATGGAAGCTGCTGTAAATGCACAAGGATGCTGCCACAGACCCAGTGTGCTCACAGTGCAGTTTTTCATATTGTGCCTCCTTTGCACAGCACCACAACTCTGACTCTTCATTCCTGTGGTGGTGAAggctaatttttcttttgttaaagaAACAACGCCTTAATTTAATCAGACTTGGTGTTGTTGCATTGTTGATAtacaaaaataagtatttttgtAGTGTCTTTAATATGCCACTGAGAACCAGAGCTACTGGAATTCCAACTACCTGCTTTATAGATTATGAGTCTCTAGGCactactttttcatttttttttttcctcttaaggCCATGAACTGTTTCTAGGCAAATAtaatttatggggtttttttctttgtaaaattcTCTGCTTCATATCTGGCTTAATACAACAGGGTTAAGTGAAATGTCTTGACTGCtcaaaatgctgaagaaaaatgcattgtATT comes from Lonchura striata isolate bLonStr1 chromosome 1, bLonStr1.mat, whole genome shotgun sequence and encodes:
- the AZI2 gene encoding 5-azacytidine-induced protein 2, whose translation is MEELVEDDISILNHEKADNAHKRDSDIPVPSYSGDESVASHFALVTAYEDIKKRLKETEKENSFLKKKVRLLEEKVLGSRLEEECSSVGREQVNKAYQAYREACIDRDHLKSKLEKLAKESAESLKNLNEQLQSKEVELLQLRTEVETQQVIKSLNCTQANWELEKLNSDLKVHSLEQDLEKLKEECNSLRKELQNSKQKDRTQEENPLHGDHLQRQDIQSLQQTCWDLKREMSNLRVVTDKQAEILQKLKRNTPGTKKAACTAPVQCVDLNISKVNLTSGVGYKNLSQNDKPLSNAVSPPLLRNARVPSERVTLQAWTDERPIPPDGRTFQEHHSYGKSSLEDNSWVFPSPPKPNENMFWEMKNNPTLLNCQADYLDRCNQNCLHKS